The Hippoglossus stenolepis isolate QCI-W04-F060 chromosome 1, HSTE1.2, whole genome shotgun sequence DNA segment ATAcctattgttttattgcccaagTTGTACAGGTGAGGCTTTTTGCCTGTTGAATCCATAATGGTGTCCTTGAAAAATGAGGTCACTACTATGTGATGTGATGAAACCTAGTggtaaaaagaagaaacacataGGGTAGTTTTGTTAGCAATAGAACAAATGAAATTTAAAGGCACGATGAGACTCATCCAATGTTTTTACCACACCATGCTGCCCTTTTTTCTGAATTCCATAATGGGAGATGTAGAAAGTTGTAATATCTGTTGCATCAGTTAAATTCTATATAAGTTGGACAACAGGCTATCAAGTAAACCCAGAATTAATATATCAATACATCATGTGACTTTCCTTTACTGCCTTACAGCAGACTTTTGTTGACAAACATTGACGAGCCATTGAATTTCTCTTTCAGGTCAGTCTGGGAAGCCATTGAACAAATATATTCGTCATTATGAAGGTCTATCGTATGACACAGAGGCCCTGCACAGCAGTCACCAGAGAGCGAAGAGAGAACTGGCTCCTGCAGAAAGGGCCGTGCACCTGGACTTCCACGCACACGGAAGGTCAGTTTGagtacgcacgcacgcacgcacgcacgcacgcacgcacgcacgcacgcgccgcacgcacgcacgcacgcacgcatcGCCAACATGGACAAACCATGTTATTGCAAGCTGTTATCAAgtccttcccttttttttcgTCATGTTCTTCCCCGTGTATTTCGTCTGCCTCTGCTTTCAATGACATGTAACAAGAGATGAGCTCTTGTCGAGGCCCTGGTTGTTAGAGTACAGTGAGGCCAACACTGTTTGGGACACAGATGATTTGAGGCCCCATACAACACTGTTTCTGTATCAGCAGTTTAATGAGTgacagccgggtgcagcagaatgtgtgtgaaaactACATTTTGCAAATAAGTTGCATACAGTGctgaaacaagaaaataaatgattaaaagtATTCACATTGAAAGCAGAAACTTAGTTAGCATGTTAGCAAATAATCTCAAAGCatcatttacagtatatacCAGTATGTTTTCATGCCTCTGTGCTGACCATAGCCAAGGCCATTCTTTTTTGGATTGGGAGGTAAAGTACGTCCCATTGTTGTTAACATCTTGAGGGGAACATCACTACATTTGACACAAAGGGTTGTCTCAAGGGAGAACTGGTTAGAATTTGGTGCTCGAAGGTCAAGTTTACTGTGACATCGCAAGGTTCTGGGAAAACATTTTGCTGACCGTTATTCAACGTCAATGCAGGAACAGAAGGGGAGATTGtgaacatatttcatatttgttaTGATACTGAACTGGGTGGCGACGTTGAATCTGTCGTTGATAAAAACTGCGGTCTTCAGAGGCATACATCTGTTATTTCTAGTTTACTTCTGAGCAATGTCATGTCATGTTATTGTGAGACTGGTAGTTACATTTTCTCTACTCGCATCAGGAATTAAAGATATAGTTCAAAAAGCCTTTACTGAGAACAGTGACCAGATACAACTCCAAGGAGTCACTGAGTCCCGACTGCCTGTCCCAAAGTAGAGCCCAGGTTAGGACCGCTGCATAGACATAGAAAATGTGGACGTGCTGGCTTGTCTTCACTCACCGAcaataaaagtttgttttctgctgctttgaaCATAAACATCATCCCTTTAGTATTCAtatacacaactacacacacacacacacacagagtaaagcATATTTTAAAATTCTCTCTTGTAATCTTGGTGCAGTTCTGGGGCCAATCTTActaatggaaaatgtatttccatTTGCCCCTatctgtttttttcacattttctcttttcacataGCACCACATTGAAGAACGAGACAATAATTTACCTCAGCAACACTGTTTTTCCAGCCAGTTCCCCGTGTTTTCCTCTTCACCAAGCCTGTCTGTTTTGGGTTATCTATCAAACAGATCCTTTTCCTGTACATTTGTGCTCCTTCCTGTCATTGCTGGAGCGGCCTGTATTGGTGAGGTAATCACAGAGTCACACAGCTAAAGAAGACATGAACAATATTTTGTAGAAGACGTTGAATTGGAGTTGTTTTGCAGTTTCGGCCTGCAGCAAATCTACAGTAAACAAACTGTCAATGATGATCCTGCAGagtaaaaaatataatgaattatCATTGGAGTAAGTTTCCATAAACAATTGGTTGTTACATGACATAATAACTCGATAATAATCAGGCTGTAGTGTAACACCACTGTGAAAATTGAAAACGAATGTCAATTTTCATTGACTGTTTTGTAGCATTATGAGGTCTTATTATTACTCGTGCGATGTCCATTCATATCTGTTTGGACTGGgatgtttgtttggcctgtggtgatggtTGTCAAAGTGACCTGTAGTAACTGAGCAACAGCAGGTGAAGACCAGCTGCAGGACCcagtctgcagaaccctgaagccactgcagctccacaaagaGCTGTTGACGTTTCAACTAAGTTACGTCAAGGCTGTTGTCTATTTTGTTATTGACGTCATATTGTACatacatgtcagtgttttacatattatttaaaaaatcatcttTATGAGAAACCGAACCAAGCTAGTGGTCATAAAGCTTTTATCTTATTCTTTGCATACAGTGTGTACAAACACAGACCAGACACTCTTCCCTCTGTGAGAGCGCGGCTTTGTGGCACTGTAGAGGTTTGTTGTAACAAGAGAAAAGCGTACTTGTGTTGGCCCACTCACATACTTGTGGCTGGATCAGGTGACGGAACAAGGCAGGGCAGACTCTGCGGACAGCTTCTTTACAGACAGAGATGCCAAAAGATTGTGGCAAAGCGTTGGATAATACAATGCTGGTGGAAGTGACTCACAGTTTGTGTCCAGCTTTCCAAGAATGAGCCGTTAGATGTGCTTGTTCTCAATCTTTGTTGTATGTGGAAAAAACCTCCCCAACATCAAACGTGAACCCTTGTAGAGCGAGCGGCTTGTGACTGTGTGATGGCTCCCTTCCTGTCTTGAGTATGTGGGGCTGTCGGGCCTCGGGGCAAGTGAGGAGGACAAAGTATGGCTTTCTTAAATGTCGTTGCCTTACAATAAGTTGGATGCTCTTTCGGGAAATCTAATCATGTGACAAGACTGCATATTGTTTTTCAGCTAGATACTGTTCCCTCTGTAGGCATATCATCTCTATGGACATGGCTTAAGGGCACGCTGTTTCTTTTAGCTGGCCTGCTTACTGAGCAAAGAATATGACTGTCAGATGCTTGAGTCAGTATGTTCAGCGTTTGAGAAGTGTCTGAATAATTTATCAGTCAGCTGCTTCTCTTAGACAAGTCGCTCTGACTTGCTCGTCAGATGCTTCTTCTCTTGTCTGTTGTCAGCAaggttttttttgcctttaaCTTGATACAGTGATTTTctttatgtctttttcttttccacttggTAAAAACTATAGGATGTTTGACTGTTCAGTGATTTCTTGGCTTTCTGTCCTAAGACATCTGGAAATGGTTAAGATGAGGAAACAAGTGGTAAAAAATGATGAAGTTTTGCAGTTTGGAAGCAacttgtgttaatgtgtgttttgtacTCAGGGATCCATCTCTGCCTAAGAAAAACTGATTAAATTCctaagaaaataatttatttatagattaatATTTGGCAGAAACGAGTGTTGCACCGGGAGTCACTGATCttttgggggggaggggggcatAGATGGAGTCATATTGATTGTTGTAGAGGCCGTGCAGGAGGAAATGACGGGGGTGTTTCAGGCTGAATAAGAGGCAGAAAGATTTATGCGAGTCTTTGTTTCACATCTAGCAGTCCTGACTTTTTTTGTTCAAACTcttaaatgtctttctttttctatttctgttttcattgtctTAGCTTCATTTGAAAAGGTCCTCTGACTTTATATTTTGATGCACAGATCCAGCTTTAGATGAATGGAAATAGAGTACTGGTGATTAACCGATCATATGCTACTTTTCTTGTaccaaaatgaataaaaagcaaTGCAGTAACAAAAGcgttaaatttagattttagtCCCTGAACTAATACAAAcattagaattttttttcatgaataatCATCCATGTTTTTGGTACCAGTGAACTAATTTGTTGAAAATACTTCAATAATAACATAaatgggtatgtgtgtgtgtgtgtgaaatgagagCAGGAATGAGAAATTTAATCCTGGTGCAGGTCAATGAATCATCCTGGAGGAGGAAATCCTGGTCTGTGTCTGACCCTCACAGCATTATTTCCTATTTCATTTTCCCAAATACATGTGCTACTCCTCCCCATATCCATCTCTAAGTCTCTTATACCacatgtttatctttattttactcTGTACTAAGCTTTTCTGTTTGCTTGTTcccacctgtgtctgtgtgggttttctacAGTTACTCCTCCATTCTCCTACAgtacaaaaacatacaaactgGGTGAGGTTAACTCACTTAGAGGACACTCTAAATTGTCTGTAGGTTTGAATATGAGTgtgatggttgtttgtctttgcatgTCAGCCCTGTGGTACAGctacctgtccagggtgtgccCCGGCTCTTGCAAACCCTGTCACGACCCctaaaggataagcggtatagataatagGAGGGTGGATCATCTAGTTTGGTCTTTCCCGCTCCAGTTTTACTCAGACTCTATAGCTCAGCCCTTTGAAAACAGTGAGGTGTTCTCCAATGTCTGACAAAATAACCCTGAGGGTGCCATCAGATTTTCTCATTTTGGGCTTCATGATTAAAATCTTTAGATTTTGAAACATGGCCATTAACTATAAGCCATTGTTTTAAGGGGACAAATTAATGACCTAGTGTTTTTGGATGAGACGGATGCTCcttaatcatttttattcctGCTTGACACTACAAATCTTCGATTATGTTAGGCCACTAAAAGACTATTAGAATGTTAAACAGAAATTtccataaaatataaaaacatgaagaatgtCAGATACCAGATTTTACCTTGTGTTATCTTTACGAAACAAAAGGGATACAATGGAGGtctcagtgagagagagagtaatgtGATCATCATTTGAGTCATCTGGAGGGAGCTTCACAGCTTGAGGTTATCCCCATGTGATTGATGAAGACATCCCTCGTCCAAACTGCTCACTGCATTGCCTGAGGTCTCTGGGAAGCTGGTGGCTCATGTGCACCTCATGTGATGCAAGCCTTTTTTCTTTGACGTGATGGTTATGTGAACGAgaggattacaaaaaaaatgtattatggCCGTGCAcaaatgttcatgtgtttttcctcatgaCATAATTCTTCTGACTCACTGAGCACAGCAGCCTGGTGAGGCTcagtaaaaatgtgtaaatgctGCTTCCTTTTTCTTCTAAATCCTTTGTGTGCTGGCGTAGCtttccactgtgtgtgtatttcatatTATTGAACCTTGTGACTTTATGACTTTATGACTTTATGACTTTAACATTGTTGATTGAGTATCAAACTCTCAGCGGgactgtgtatgtatatatatatatatatatatatatatatcgtttTGTACACATGTCAGTGTGTTCAAGCACAACTCTGCTTTACATTTTCTCCTATTCTtcttttcagatattttaaCTTGCGGATGAAGAGGGACACTTCTCTATTCTCTCCAGATCTCATCATTGAGGTGTCAGGAGAGGAGTCACCTGTTGATACTTCGCACATATACAGCGGAGAAATCTTTGGTAAGTCGTACACCTCCTTAATCTTGTggtattttaaatttaaagtctTTGACAACACTTCTCATTTTATCATTCCCACGTCATCTACTACATAATCTCTTCAACAGATTTTTTCATCTTCaatcttttctgtgtgtgtgtgcgtgtgtgtgcgtgtgtgtgaaatataaaGGTTGTTTTCGTCAAGTGTTTATTACGTCACATCACACAACCCAACACACACCGGACCCCTTGCATCCtgttcttccttccttccgCTCTCCTCCCTTTCACTTCCTGGACGTCTCTCTGTTGCTCGTCTGCAActgagttaaaaaaagaaacagagatttGTATTATTCTCATAGAGGATggtgaacacaaacatgtgtccTTAATGTCTGCATAGAAGTTTCAGAGATGGAAAGTATATTTGTAGAAATCCATACAAATGTTTTGAATCATaagcaaataaaatgtgatttgtgttcATAACCTTCAATTGTTTAACAAATATTGTGATTTCACGAGACATGTAACATGAGTCCTCATAGTCACAATTCCcaaaatgtttagtttagtttttcacCGTGATTGATTAGAAAGACTTAATGTGCCTGAATGAGTTTATTGAACAGTTCATATCAAAGCTTAATCTGCTTGAATATTTGgatcagatgtgttttatttgtataatcaGTACAGAACAATAATACTTTGAGCATAAGTTGAAAATGTTCTTAACAAACATTATATCTATTTTTCCTCTgctcatccctcctctcctgtgtttcaGGTGAAAAGGGCACATTGACCCACGGCTCCGTGGTTGATGGGCGCTTTGAAGGCTTCATTAAAACCCACCAAGGAATGTACTATGTCGAACCCTCAGAGAGGTACCTACAGGACAAGAATGTTCCCTTCCACTCTGTAATCTATCACGAGGATGACATCAGTAAGTATAATGAAGCACTACAGGAAGTTGAAGTCCTTATAAATTGTATGCAAGAATGGAGTAGGTTTGATCATTTACAATGACAGTCACACCCTGTTGGATAACCAGAAGTAGTTTCAAAAAAGGATTGACAAATTCTGAATGAAAGATTAAGACAACAATGTTATTAAATAAGTGAGATAGTATATTGAAAGTTATGGAGCAGaaattatatgtttttaatgttataaCTATTGGAGAAAACCTTCCATTTCTATTACATAGAATACAACTGTGATGTGTTGTAAGGTAAGGGGCTGATGGTTAATCAGTTCATAGACTACACTGACTAGATGGGAGGAAAGTTTCATTAGACTGACTGGTAGCAGCAGGATTTGGCTCTGTGTCATAAACGAGGTCGATAGTATTCATACTGAAGGTTGGGTTGGAACACAACTGAGCGTGGGCATGACTCATAGCCACTCTGCTAAAGGTCAGACTAGTGCCAACAGAGACATTCTCAGACAGGAAACTTCTCCTGGAGAACAGATGACTCTTTTGACTGTGATCAGTAGATGTTATACAGACGAGGTGTGATTGTGGTTGGACATAATGAAGCAAACATggggaggaataaaaacaaagtgcagTAAATTGAGTCTCATGAAGCTACAGGAACTTAATTTATCAGACATATAGTGAGTCAGTTATTAACTCAACCATGGATTAAGGCTTCCTGACATTCACTGCAGTTTGCCCCACTGGTTACTTGtgttctaacacacacacacacacttgcctaaacaaacaaatggagatTCTTTTGAACAGCTAAGTCAATTGAAGGGACAAGAAGCTGTTTGGAGGGTAGGAATGAAAGTTTGAAGGTGAATAAGAGGAAAGAGCCAACTGTAGGCTCTGTCATGGGTTCATCTTcacttccaccaaggaggttatgttttcaatgcAGTTTGTCTGCTTATCCATCTGTTTGCAGCAGATTCAATTGAAGGGGTAGACCCAGGATATTCTTTTTTCACTGTTtgacattgcaagatagggcatCAGCCTGGGTGGAGGGATGTTCTCTTAGACTACCCATGTACTTATCCAGTATATAAGGCAATTCTGGATCTGCTCCCATTCTACCAATGTATCTGCATCACACCGAAAGGTTCTGGGAATGTCTGagtttatcttttcttttctgtacaAAATGCTGCAGAGGTAATTGAAGACTTAAATCAAGAATGAAAGAACTACGGGCCAACCCGTatagatatttttggagcagaAATCTTTAAATGTGGGTTTCCTGAACTTGATTTTTAGTTCTTTTAGCCGTGTctccttttgtattttctgtctgtATCTTAGCATGTTTTTGTGCTGCTGCCCACTTTGACCAGATGTGATTCATGATGCAGAGTAAGCTCTTCACTATCTCACCCTTATCTCCTCCCTATCTGCCAGATTATCCTCATAAGTATGGTTCGGAGGGCGGCTGCGCTGACCACTCAGTGTTTGAGAGCATGAGGAGGTACCAGGCGTCGGCAGTAGAGGAGCAAGCCCAAGTATGTACCGACAgagcccctccccctcccccaggtcataattaaacacacagatggacGAGGCTCATGCGATTACAAGCATCTCATAACTCATATTCAAACTGCCTTATGCAAACAGTAAGTGCACGTGTATATTTTTAGCAAACGTGCACATACTTTAAATTGAATACCTGCTAATTATAAATGTTGAAGCCATGCCCAGCCTTGGTAAATATGGCTGTGTGAATTTCCCCCAGGTGTTTTGTGCTAAAAGCAGTAACATGAACTTGGGTTATTGTGTAGAGTGTAATCCAGTACTGAAGCATTTTATCTGTGCAGTATCTTTTAGAGCAGAAAGGCCTGTCTTCTACACAGTGGCATAATTCACCAGACACTATTAAAGCACACTACAGTGCCTTGCAGAATAACAGGCAGCTATAataagagaaaacaaatcactACGCAACCCAACCCATCACTggtgattaaacacacatgctacatacCCAGTCAGTCACATCAAATGGGTTGTGGCCTCCTTGTCGTCCCGTTTTGATGGTCGTGGAAAAGTGTCTGTGAATTGTAGCAGCACCTGTGCTCGTGCAGCTGTCGACGTGTTTCCTCAGCAGCTACGTGCCCAGTTGGCGGCCATCGAGAACgtttccactttttaaaaatagcaAAGCCACTGAGAACTTATTCATCGCTGGctatttttgtcttcatgtgaTCCATTTTGATTTACTTGAAGTGAGGTAGTCAAATCTGGTGTCAtaggctttcacaataaaaattaATCCTTGCAGCTGACTAGGATTCATATAAGCTGCtttagatgttaaaaatacTGCACAATCATTTTGATTTCTAATttctccccccccaaaaaaacctaCTTTAATTCTATCCTGCTGTTCCCCTCCCGCGTTTAGTTCACTTTTACCTGTGGCCTTTCCTATgaatttattaatatatatatatatattttttacccaTTACACAACTTATTTGCAGGTTACCCATCGGGTACCCGATCCGATGCAAAACTAATTTCACTAGGTTTAGAATCTAACTCTCCTTACTTTTTGACTACTTGTCGTTTTCCACCTTCTTCCACTAATACTTCCACTTTCCCACCATCTTCATCCtttattggttgtttttttctacaggGGATGAACAGCGTGTTGGAGGACGAGCAGTTCCATGGTCCTCTCAttctgaggaagaagagggcaacagggaaagagaaaaataccTGCCAGCTCTTCATCCAGACTGACCACACGTTCTTCAAATACTACTTAACAAGAGAGGCTGTCATTGCCCAGGTATGCAGCCATACCTGCAGTATGCCAACATGAATTCAGTCTAGATGCCAGAACCTATAGTACTGTATACTCCCATATCTGCTTTGCTGCATAATTATTCATCTGCTCaggttatgttttgtctgtCAAAGAATTATTCAAAACCTGATTAGCTGATGTGTCTCAACACTGAAAATGTTGTCTGTAGTTGCTCTCCTACTGATCTTCAGCTCGTCACTTTCTCCTCAGATCTCCAGCCACGTGAAGGCTATCGACTCTATTTACCAGGCCACAGACTTCAAGGGCATCCGAAACATCAGCTTCATGGTTAAAAGGATCAGGGTGAGCTGCTGATATTTTGAGTGAAGAAGTGTGTTGAGCTGTGTGCTTGTCACAGAACGTTGTGCTGTAGACGTTATCTCCTCAttgcaaatatttgtttatgCCAAGGaccttttcatttgttcaaGCTGAATATACGACTGCCTCCATGGAAACCTGTGCCACCTTTCTtaccttttctctgttttttaactTGTGTCTTTCAGATAAATGACACCGTTGCTGAAAAGGACCCAAGCAATCCTTTTCGCTTTGCCAATATCGGAGTGGAGAAGTTTTTGGAGCTTAACTCCGAACAGAACCATGATGACTACTGCCTGGCCTACGTCTTCAGTGATAGGGACTTTGATGACGGTGTGCTCGGCTTGGCTTGGGTTGGGGCTCCCTCAGGTTTGTacaaaaaacaatcacacactcaTGCCCCGCCCTGTGGTGACTTCCTGTTTTGCTCAGAGACATAAACCGGTGCTTTCTAATACATGGACCTACCACAGGCATTCATTGGTCTTAACTGTTCCCTCTTATGCTTCACCCATACTACTCTGCATACTCACACACAAcgcaaaacattttaaagtttgttcATGTCAGCgtcttcatttcttctttttctgtgtgttcatTGGAAGCTGTAGGATTTGTTTGCAGAACAATTTGAATAAGCTGCTAGAATCTAGAGGAGGatttactgtaaaaaatattcaaattttgaatgtattaaaaaaaaaaaataggttgATGTCGTATTTAGATATGACTACATAGTAGatataatatttgtatgtgGTCATGTTTGCCAGGAGTACCCTTTTCTGTCTTGCTCTGTTTTGTGGGATTCATGTTGCGTCCTCCCCCACAGAGATTGACTCTGCTCACAATCTCAGCATCAATGAATTATAGTTATGGAGGCTTCTCCTGCCCGTTCCTCTGAATACGTTCGGCCGCCACCATCTCgacatgaagaacacagcagcaaTCTCAGACAATCAATACAGACAAATTAGCAAAGCTGTAAGCTGAAAGAATCGATGGAGGGTAAGAGATTGGTTGCTGCGAGCTGTGTGAGGTGAACGTCTGAACAAAAGCGACCGTAGAACAAATGGCCATCCGGGATACTGGGGAAAATGTGCAGTCATACACATGTGCAAATACATATAATGGACACATTGTTTATTGCTTTAAGTGCTCTGCTCTCATGTCTTTGCTGAGGCCACAAGTAGCCTGCTAACCACTGCATTTATGGATAATGGGAAACGCAACTGCCAGAGCTGCCACACAATGCCCCATGATGTACAGACAGTTCCTCAAACTTCATATCACAGCTTTTAGATTTttaagcaataataataatattaatatgcaCACATATGTTATGTTTATAGTGGCAAGTGGTTCACCTGTGTGTAGGGCTGTCATGGAAATTCCAGATTTTAGTGGATTACCATGACAAATTAAACAGTATATTGACTGTGGAAGAGAACAACAGGCCATTCAACGCGTTTGCCACATCAAACAAATCAAGGtgtaactttaactttaacttttcaaTATGGTTTAATTTAGTTAATTGCTTACTTTACATCACAATTGATTTAGACTAGAAGGTGCACATAATGTAGATCAATAGTTTCGTTTATGGATCATCAGTGATAAACTAGAGTCTAGTTATTTTAGATTATCTTTGTGGACATGGTTGAAAAGCATGTGGAtgtaattaatacaaattatggtaaaatatttagatattaaGATCACAGAAGTTTTGTCATTAGAGTGTCCATCTTGATTCGGTTATCTGTTTTTCCACATAAAAACAGTTGGTCTGTCTTTTTTATAtgctgtgattttctttttattggttCTTTATCCTCATTAAGCATGTTTTACTTGCTGTGACCAATCAGTTCAGGAACCACGTTTTTTGTGTCAGACattttttgatcattttgtttGGATCATTTTCCCTCTTTGCTCAATTCAGTAAAGTGACaagaataataattacaaactgatagttttaaaaagtttcacAGCATCTGGGACACTTGGGGGTGTTGTATCTAACACCACacattgtgtgtcttttttgATTTTAGACTTTGTGTATTTAAGTGTTATGATAAGACTAACATCACAGAGACTTGGCTGATACATTGATCAGTTTGGAAAGAAAGAATAACTTGCTACTGTTTACGTGTACCCTCATAGGGCACCTGGCTTCAGGATTCAAATTATGACCTCTTGATACCTTGAACTACAGATCTATGAATCAAGAAACCCATAttaacaaaatgttaaaaatgtcctctcttctcttatctTCTTCATTCTCCTGCCACAGGAAGCTCTGGTGGCATCTGTGAGAAGAGCAAACTGTACTCTGACGGAAAGAGGAAGTCTCTGAACACTGGTATCATCACTGTGCAGAACTATGCCTCTCATGTCCCTCCCAAAGTGTCACACATTACCTTTGCTCATGAGGTCGGGCACAACTTTGGCTCTCCTGTAAGTACTGTGATTTCAAACATATGCAGCTCTGTCTCAAGTCATTTTGCCCAACTCTCCTTAACATGCCTCCTGTTTTTCAGCATGACTCTGGGATCGAATGCACCCCTGGAGAGTCGAAGGTACAAGACAAAAAGGAGAACGGTAACTACATCATGTACGCCAGAGCCACATCGGGAGACAagctcaacaacaacaagttcTCTATCTGCAGCATCCGCAACATAAGCGCTGTGCTGACGAAGAAGAGAGACGACTGTTTTGTTGGTAAATTCTCTCTCTCATAAACGTATTTAttcctgtctgtgtgagagagaggtcctgtgttcatgctgttgtgtctgtgtgtgcagagtctGGCCAGCCTATCTGTGGTAACGGACTCGtggaagatggagaacagtgtGACTGTGGCTACAGCGATCAATGTAAAGACCCCTGCTGCTATAACGCCAATGAAGAGGATGGCAAAAAGTGTAAACTCCAACCTGGCAAAATCTGCAGGTTAGATATgatgagcatttttttttttttttggtacagTGCTGTATTATGTTGCAGTCCTCTTAAAGTACTTTGACATGTTTGATTGCAATTTTGTCAATTTCTTTCTACAGTCCAAGCCAAGGCCCATGTTGCACAGCAGAGTGTTctttcaaaaatac contains these protein-coding regions:
- the adam10a gene encoding disintegrin and metalloproteinase domain-containing protein 10, whose translation is MILVKVTLVFCLLADITGQSGKPLNKYIRHYEGLSYDTEALHSSHQRAKRELAPAERAVHLDFHAHGRYFNLRMKRDTSLFSPDLIIEVSGEESPVDTSHIYSGEIFGEKGTLTHGSVVDGRFEGFIKTHQGMYYVEPSERYLQDKNVPFHSVIYHEDDINYPHKYGSEGGCADHSVFESMRRYQASAVEEQAQGMNSVLEDEQFHGPLILRKKRATGKEKNTCQLFIQTDHTFFKYYLTREAVIAQISSHVKAIDSIYQATDFKGIRNISFMVKRIRINDTVAEKDPSNPFRFANIGVEKFLELNSEQNHDDYCLAYVFSDRDFDDGVLGLAWVGAPSGSSGGICEKSKLYSDGKRKSLNTGIITVQNYASHVPPKVSHITFAHEVGHNFGSPHDSGIECTPGESKVQDKKENGNYIMYARATSGDKLNNNKFSICSIRNISAVLTKKRDDCFVESGQPICGNGLVEDGEQCDCGYSDQCKDPCCYNANEEDGKKCKLQPGKICSPSQGPCCTAECSFKNTNDKCRLESECAREGTCNGATALCPASEPKQNFTTCHSETQVCLNGVCSGSICEKYSLEFCTCASEEGKDEASELCHVCCMEKMNPSTCSSTGSEKWDKFFSKKIVTLQPGSPCNDFKGYCDVFMRCRLVDADGPLARLKKAIFNAELYENIAEWIVDHWWAVLLMGIALIMLMAGFIKICSVHTPSSNPKLPPPKPLPGTLKRRRQQQANQQARGQRPQQQYRENYQMGQMEPMRR